In one Vicugna pacos chromosome 22, VicPac4, whole genome shotgun sequence genomic region, the following are encoded:
- the RPL18A gene encoding large ribosomal subunit protein eL20, protein MKASGTLREYKVVGRCLPTPKCRTPPLYRMRIFAPNHVVAKSRFWYFVSQLKKMKKSSGEIVYCGQVFEKSPLRVKNFGIWLRYDSRSGTHNMYREYRDLTTAGAVTQCYRDMGARHRARAHSIQIMKVEEIAASKCRRPAVKQFHDSKIKFPLPHRVLRRQHKPRFTTKRPNTFF, encoded by the exons ATGAAGGCTTCGGGCACG CTGCGAGAGTACAAGGTGGTGGGGCGCTGCCTGCCCACCCCCAAATGCCGCACACCGCCTCTCTATCGCATGCGAATCTTTGCGCCTAATCACGTTGTTGCCAAGTCCCGTTTCTGGTACTTTGTGTCTcagctgaaaaaaatgaagaagtctTCCGGGGAGATTGTCTACTGTGGACAG GTGTTCGAGAAATCTCCCCTGCGGGTGAAGAACTTCGGCATCTGGCTGCGCTATGACTCCCGCAGCGGTACCCACAACATGTATCGGGAGTACCGGGACCTGACCACAGCAGGCGCTGTCACTCAATGCT ACCGAGACATGGGCGCCCGGCACCGCGCCAGGGCCCACTCCATCCAAATCATGAAGGTGGAGGAGATCGCAGCCAGCAAGTGCCGCCGACCAGCGGTCAAGCAGTTCCAC GACTCCAAGATCAAGTTCCCGCTGCCCCACCGGGTCCTGCGTCGCCAGCACAAGCCACGCTTCACCACCAAGAGGCCCAACACCTTCTTTTAG